TCGACACAAAATAGGGATATTAAATTGCAATCATCcgatacttataaaaatttaagactaCACTAGAATATGAGggacaataaaagaaaatttctaccttaaataaaagaaaaagtgtatCTCTGTGAATTAGCACTCTCTAGGAGAGACCATTTAACCCAGAGTTACTAAATTTCGCTCAGATATATTTGGGAAGATAGAAATGTTCACCTGAgttattttcttgaaactttaGCTAATTAAAAATTGGATAAGATTCTGTAGTTTTTCAGAACtgttgagaaaattattattcagaactaacttttacatattttaaaattgaaaaaagtctgtttaatgatatcagtttaataGTCCTacaggttttttttcttctaaatattggcaattttttgaattaatctttTGCACGATTTTCAGTAATAGTTATTAATGCTAcattgatattcaaaatattttctttgttttaacaaacatttaatcACGAGCTTTTTTCCCAATGTTAAAAGCACtgaaagaaagattctgtttatatttatgtAGTGCAcataataaggaataaaaagtgaagttttaatacttcaaagctataaaaaaatagattatccaTACTATTACGTTTTTAAAGGTactatgacgtcatgggacttGACTTCATTCGAATGATTCATGAATGAACACAACTAACAGACAAATGTATGGctattaatatagttttaatgtatgccattatttgaaatatacaaatattttgttcatcATCAAGTATATCAAGTTATGCatatgagatttaattgaaatcaatcacatttaataatttccagTGAATCAGCTAAATGTAGCTTTTCCAATccctactgaaaaaaaaaaatttctttttattgaaaatgtgaatGTTTTAAAACCGAAAGTAGTTATATTCGCTTTTTGAATTGTTCTTTGCTTGTAATCAGCATCCCCATAAACTTCATTTGCcgtaattttatattgtttataaaattaaggtTTTATATTGTTActgcattttgataaaatttcttttataacataAAAGAAGGCAAGAAAGGTAAACAGAAGAAGTAAGATTACAACGTTAAGAATTACCTTATCATTAAAGATAAGAAAACATAGGATTACGGATTTTActtcaataagaattttatttttattaattaatattctatatgtacaaaattttaaagcaattacactacgtaaaattaaaaattaacagagTGTTTTAACTGGATTGTCCATACACTTACAACTTACGGTTCATTTTATGTTTAGTttgcaatataataaaatgaatggaatgtgtattttgaaattcttccaaaggttacaaaatttgatatagacaaaaaaagtattagaatttcacattaaattacatttatatatcttacttcgattttgagttatcacattctTATAAGACAGCAGACAGACAATCTATCActtgacaaatttaattcaaaattaaacacagatatattattttaaaaagtcacataCAAAAATccacaaattgtttttttttgtttgttttttgcattATCTAATTCACTTACGCGTGAATAGGTAGATCAATAATCATTCCTTTCAAGAATTTGTTTCCAAATCAATTAACtatgcttttaattataaatacatattacaaatctgatctatctagctcaaagtgtttttgatcTATAATGTTCACATACTATCGTATGGATAATCATATGGCCTTCCTGCAGATAgacgttttataaaataatatcgcataccaaatttcattcttctaatttGTATTAGGTCGATGTCGATTGTCTGTTTAtcttattcacagacaaacgacattgagatattatttatatacatacaacGCTAACGTACGTGGTGTGGGGATATGGAATGATTCCTCCACTTAATATGTTCGGAGCTTCAAGAAACGACGCAACGGCATTTTTAACAAGGAACaagagtatatttatttatacaacaaaaacaagaaataaaaagattaacagaAGAAGTTGAAGTATCTCACTCTCgagttaagaaagaaatattaagttcttgcCGGCCTGATTGCATAGTGAGTAATGATACATTGATACCCACAGTATTCCCCCTCGAAACCGAAGGTTGGTTATTATTCGACCGGAGGAGTAATGCGAAATCTGACTACTCGTCCATATCTGGTTTCATACTCAGAATGAGAATGTGGAAGGACGCCAGCCGGCTCAAGATGTTCATTCAAAATGTAAGCAGGCTTGAGTCTGTCTACAGTGACAGTTCGTTTTTGTCCATGCATATCCAGTGTGAAGGTTTTGTCCGTTCTTGACAAGACCTTGTATGGCCCATCATAGGGCTGTTCAAGGGGTCGACGAATTGAGTCTCGTTGGACGAAAACGTGAGTCGTTATAGCCAAATCTTTGTGGAAAAACACCTTGTGTTTCGCGTGATTTGAAGAAGGAACTGGCTGCAAACTCTGGATCTTAGTCTTTAATCGACGTATGAATTCTGGAATTGCAGGACTAATTTTACATGAACGAAAAAATTCACCAGGAAGACGCAAGGTTTCACAGTAGAGTAGTTCTGCAGCGGAAACACTTAAGTCTTCTTTCAGGCTAGCTCGGATACCAAGCATAACCATTGACAGGATACTCGTCCAACGTGGTGTGGAAAGGCAGTAGCCTCTCGCAACATCTTTCAACTGACGATGAAATCTTTCCACCATGCCGTTTGAAGCTGGATGATAACTTGTCGTTCGGATCCGCTATGATCCTAAAAATTGAGTAAATGCCTGAAATAGTTCAGATTTGAACTGTGAGTCATGATCTGTAGTTATGATATCAGGTACACCACATCTTGCAATCCAGTCTTGAAGAAATGTTTCAACACACGTTTCGGCTTTCATATTGGGCATCGGAAAAACTTCCGACCATCTTGAAAATCTGTCGACGCATGTGAGGCAGTAAGTATGACCATCAGATGGTGGTAAAGGGcctctgactccagatcagaaggttgcgtatTCAATCACGTTCGGGTCACCACTTGTGGGGATATGGAATGATTCCTCCACTTAATATGTTCAGAGCTTCAAGAAACGACGCAACAGCATTTTTAACAAggaacaagaatatatttatttatacaacaaaaacaagaaataaaaagattaacagaAGAAGTTGAAGTATCTCACTCTCgagttaagaaagaaatattaagttcttgcC
The Argiope bruennichi chromosome 6, qqArgBrue1.1, whole genome shotgun sequence DNA segment above includes these coding regions:
- the LOC129971789 gene encoding uncharacterized protein LOC129971789, with translation MVERFHRQLKDVARGYCLSTPRWTSILSMVMLGIRASLKEDLSVSAAELLYCETLRLPGEFFRSCKISPAIPEFIRRLKTKIQSLQPVPSSNHAKHKVFFHKDLAITTHVFVQRDSIRRPLEQPYDGPYKVLSRTDKTFTLDMHGQKRTVTVDRLKPAYILNEHLEPAGVLPHSHSEYETRYGRVVRFRITPPVE